GCTGCCGAAGATTCTTTCCCCTGTTTGAGaaactaacatgggctgagtgaGGGTGATTTAACAGATTGCCATTAAaaacaccggcccaaggcggaatcctgccttacgtgttaaacaatcaaaatgacttcaatctcatccaaaagttgtaaaatagtaaatacattttgttcgcaatgtgttcatttgatttgttttttgctcCATTGAACATTGTTGTTTTCCAAAAAGCATTTGGGCGTTTCTGAGAATCAAGggatacaattgaaaatcagtttaaaaaaccttttaagggcaaaggcaggacacattaggACACTTTCAAGCACTAGTGaatctttccacttggtgtttctcaacatattcttaaattaacaaacccgtgaacattaatttgagctcaattgaccgtcgaagttgcaagagaataatgggaagacaccccttgtcgcacaagttgtgtgctttcagatgccttgaatttgagacctcaacaattcgagaaagtacttcttctcaaaaactagttttcttcTGAGAGAGTCGTTactcacaattttgtttatactataaacatctctccattgctaattaccaagtaaggtttttttgcttacaattatttgttgaattttgaaaggcattagaaaatgcttcaaaacaacAGAATTTAGCCATTAACTTATGGTTTGGTGTAACGTACCCCAGAAAAGGtgtcttcaaattaaaattctcagtttgttgaaaaaaagcTTGACTTGAGTAGTAAAACGTTCGTGTAATGTAGACCTAAGCAATACACAACTGGCCTTATGTTGCTGTATGTGCTTGCAAATTAGCCGTAGAGTAAACCCAATTGCaaacggaccaagtcgtgagtttgtacgtttcaaaaaaagaaaaaaaaagtttttttccgtcaatgccgaccaggtgtattgctgctgaatgcagaaaaacactttttgaaatgtaccaactcacgacttggacgtacatgtactttgcacgtgtgtttactatacgcattgcaggcataGTCTGCCtagattgacgtcacaaaaggggtatgcggagtcagcccccaaacaactttatatattttttatacatataaatcgtgacaaacaattactaaacaaaatgttttattgtacgTAAGcattatactcttatgtttgaaaaaaatatatatatttccaggtgactttaacaaaatCATGATTTTTATAGCTTCATGACTAAAATTAAGTTATCTGAATATTGACAATGAAAATGTAGATCCTAAAGAAGtagaacaaaaaattattgttacAAAAAAGAATCTCTCCACAACGACCCTTTCTACATCCCATGTAACCGTCCATTGCACGCTTAAGCATTGCGCgaaattttactcattttcacagagcgggtcactggTCTCTGGCTACCACGGCGAACAAGTATATTGACAAGGCAAGGAAACACCAGGGCAACGTTAATATAAAGATCACAGGTTCATAAATGTCCaagtaaattgtttttgtgatttgttttcatcaaacattaatctaaaatgtatccagtcagtttcACATTAAGGccgggcgtttttttttttttttttaactgtatgATTCAAAAGTGATATTACTGGAAAAAAAGTCGGTATGATTTAAGCggttgtaaaaaaaagttaacagacGTCATGGTTTGGGTTGTTTGTTTAACTGTTTGCAAACACTATTAAACTATAATATTGGCTGTCTTTGCTATAAACTggacaaaatacattcattgaatttctttttcaatctataaacttccgtacgaaagaaaacaacagtaaagcCCAAATGGAATTTGGtccagtagagggcgccccaTTGTGGCAGTTTAACCCGGAAGCATATCTGACCACGTGGGCAATGTAGTGCTGTTCATGGACCCCGTGAAAAAGATGCGACATTGGTCCATTGGCGTAAATAGTGACGTCCTCTCCACCATGAGTCTCTGAATCAATTGGGACAAGCGCTGGATGGTGAAAATCGGCAGCctctgcacaaacaaaataataaaacaatgtttatcacaatacaagtaaaataattgtttacacaagttaatgattaactctatgaaattgcaaAGGGGCATTTTCCCTTGGCAAAATCGTGGTTGCAAAAACTTCCCTGTAACTTTGCCAAGTTATCATatgtttaagatttaaaatatttcaaaaagtctgCATATACTCGGATTTAATTTTACTGAGTGGTGTACCTGAGTGGTATAAACCAATACTCAAAGTAATCAATTGAAGCTTTACCTGTGTTGGTATCCGTCAGATTCCGTCTCGAACCAGTACTTTTGAAGCTGTCTAACTCCTCAATTCCTCCAGGGCCGTTTGCATATGAGAGTGTTGTAAATGGCAAACCGTCATTCATCAGACCTTGACGTTTAtgcaaaaccattttgttgtaattagaatttaaatataaatgGTTTGACGATGAATCACCATTTACTTATAGAAAACTGAGAAGCTTGCACAACTTGTCAATTCGGGTAACTTAAcggagtttactttttgtttcaaaacataatCCAGCTGCAGTCTACAAACAATTGGATTTATCGAAAGATATCgccctttgaaaaaaaggaagtaaataaataataatagttagaaACAGTCTCTCTTTAAATTCATCGTATACTATTTTGCATACAAATGATATTTGGAAAGATATAGCTTTTAATAATTCAAAGACACTagcactatcggtaattgtcaaagacaatcaAATATCAaacttcgaagttgcgagataataataaaagaaaaaacgcccttgtcacacgaagttgtgtgctcttagatgcttgatttcgatacatcaaactctaagtctcaggtctcgaaatcaaattcgtgaaaaattacttctcgaaaactacgttacttcagagtgagccgtttctcacaatgttttaccctatcaacagctctccattactcgttaccaagtaaggttttatgctaataattaatttgagtaattaccaataacaataacataacacaaccattaatatttataaggcgctattccatcaagatcatagcgcactagaaagaaattaacttggaaaaaggtgagtcttaaggACATTATGAAAAGCAGacagagtattagattccctaatggcagttgggagattgttccaaatcatgggcccagccacactgaaagccttctgacctaaaactttgtttgctcggggaacattcaagcgagtgatgtcaagtgtggaccgaagaaatcgtggaggagtgtaatgtgacagttaAGTGGTAATAATGAGGTgtagttttgttaaagcataaaaacgagaagagcaatcttaaaatggattcgttctctaattggtagccaatgaagttccctaagtgatggggtaataatatgttctctcaagggtgtggaacataCTAAACGAGCTGCACTAGTTTGTAGTCTTTGAACTCTGTCCAATTCATATGATGTTGCACCAAATAAAAGGAGATTGCCATAGTCAATACGAGAGAGGACTAAAGCTCTGACAACATGATGGAGAGTATCCTTATCCAGGTACCGTTTGATTCTCCTTAAGTTACGTAATTGAAAATTTATTGATTGGCAGAGGCTAGAAACTTGCTTGCTCATTGTCATATGAGAATCAAATTGTATTCCTAAGTTGCTGACAGAATCAGTAGGGTCAATCGATGTATCACCCATATGCAAAGATATCTTCGGCAGTTTCTTAAGGTTATGGGGAGTACCAAGCACAATGAActcagttttattttcattgagctTAAGCATGTTAGAagtcatagtgtccactgcctttaaagttatattTGTGGATGAAACTCACCTCCTCTGCCGAGTATTGGAATACCACGATCAGCTGCTCCTCCTAGAGAGAGTACATGGCTATGGTCGgcagttacaataaataaagtctCCATTTCATTGGTCATTGACATCGCCTTGGCTACAGCCTTATCCATTGCAATGGTATCATGCAGGGCGTGGTAGGCTAACCCGTCATGATGCGCATGGTCAATTCGGCCACCTTCGTGTTTCAAATCAAGATAGTAtgatataaattatttgtatttgaattattgaaatttgatgaaaaaaatgGTAGTGTGTCTTGTTCGTGAAGAAtgttcacgctgtcaccatcttggtcatattccctgtttccataacagtaatgaatttTAATATTCATTGCCGGACATGGCACCAGCCTCAGTTTAGTTACAATGGGGTATAAcgtcaagatggccacaccgtgattaAGGTCTaaatcacgctgtcaccatcttggtcatgttccctgtttctataacagtaatgaatgctaacattcattgtgcaaacatggcaccagactattattttgtccagcctcagttttgttacaatgagtttgaatggagtaaaatcaagatggccacaccgtgataaagcaaCATCATAGACAGAGTTTTTGTCAACCAAGATTTTAAAACTAGGAAAATACATGAATACAAAGATAACAAACGTTGGCCctagtttttaagaatgttcgTTTGCAACCAATTGGGATGTATTCATTTTTAATTACAAGTTTGCAGCAATGTCTACTTTGGTGACAAAATCTAGTAGGTCGGTTGATGTTTTGCTATTattcggccgtccatgccaacctgcGTGGTCTTGTTAgcaacaatgaaaatacatacaatttgtgactgaacAATGCCATCAAAGAGACAATGCAACTACTCCATAAAACGAGGTTTCAGATTGTCAATGATTTTCTTAGCCACATAAGTAAGAGGTAGGGCCTAACGACAATCTCTTGCgaaacagcagcaatgacacAAATAGCTCATGTAACCTTGtacaaggctctttacgcaagcaccgacccgctctgaattcacgaactgcatagatactatactgcACGGTATATAACAGTACTTAATACcgcggggtcgaagcatggtttttcgagGTTGTTGTACCTCATACAACGAGGCTGCAACTAGACTCGttgtaacctcgttgatacatcgaaaagccatgcttcgaccccacggtatcaagtatTGTTATGTATAccgtgcggtatagtatctatgcagttcgtgaattcagagcgggttGGTGCTAACGatagagccttggacaaggctagggCTCATGAAACCAATTAACCAACACTCTACAAAAACCAGAAACCTGTATGTTGTAATAATAACTTACCCTCAACCATAAGGAAGAACCCGTCGTTGTCCTTCTGAAGTATCTCAATGGCCTTTTCTACCATCTCAGACAATGAGGGCTCACCCCCTACGTCTATCATTCGGTTACCTTCAAATTGCATATGACTGGGCTCAAACAAACCTGAAAGGTAAGCAAAGTTAATACAACTGTCAAATATAAGTTTCTATATTAAATCGTCCTGGTTAGTtataaagttcaaacttacgCATTTTTACTTGTTCCGTGTATATAAATTAGATAGTCAAAGGTTTCTTCCGTGGTTGACAGCTCCCTATTAGAGAGGTTCCGCAGAGTCACACATACTCTTACGTAAACGGATACGTCATAatacgtcatcactttttgaggtCCATGGGGATGTGACGTATAACCGTTGTACACAAGTTAGAATAGTCGCTCAAAACGGGGATCTGTCGCCATACACTTAAGTAAGAacgattatattttgtttatgtttttggagcggattgttttttttaaatgcaccaGGTTTTCACCATGTCTTTTAGAGGTATCATACATGGATGTAGTTGGACATTGTTCCACCATGCTTCAAAAAAAGAGAAatggacttaaaaaaaaagtaatgtaatggggtaaaaccaaattaggTTTGCTGGAATATAAAACTTAACTCTCATTATACGGCAATTATGGTAACCTACGTCTATGTCACCGCAGTTTGTAATGACGACGTGCGGCATCTAGCCTAAAGCCCGTGCCAATAAGTGACACAACCCcacatcatgtacgtacatgtacatttagctCAGTATAGATACGGCGCAAGGGTTGTAGGCAAAATCATGTTCCAAACGacataccttggtaacattggCTGTGCCATACAGACGATTGAttgtacttgttcaaattggtacatgaagcaacaactcacctaaaagattgtcagtttcaagtgaattgacgtctttaaattgttccaaattccacaaaaacttgctgtttgtcttgtctttacctgcttgccattcgtcttaaacaaaacataatattgtaaaacatttAGTGAAATAAATCCTTTACTTCATTGTTTAAAGCTTCATGTGACCgaaagaacagaaaaaaagaaaagaaaataagacgaatagattcattaccattaaataagttcatctggattgcggaagaatattaaattaaaaattcgtttttacaaatccaaaattatgtatgatatacttacatataatttacaaagctcctagcttaggagtgaaacgtaactaatagtactaaattatatgtaaagtatacatcatacataattttggatttgtaaaaacgaatcttttatttcagattcattaccactttatattcaagtacattcCTCCTATCTTCTATAACTACGCACCATGCTGTCTCTATGGTAATGTCAGCGCCTTGCGGCTCATGGACAGTTATCGATTCACCATTATCGACTTACCAATATTGGTTTACCATTGTCGtttcaatattatcttttcccatTATCGATTCTCCATTTCTGATTCACAGTTATCTTTTTACGACTATCGGTTCACCGTTATTGATTCACAAATATTATCGAATCACCATTCTCGATTCACCAACATCGAATAGTCGTTATTGATTTACAAATATCGACTCACCAATATCGACTAATTATTGTCGATCAACCATTATTGAttcacaattatcaattcaGCATTATTGATTTCAGTAGCTCGGTTTCTATGGAATCTGGATGGGATCAGAAGCTGTTAAAGCAAAATGGTGCAATAGTCATCAATAATTGGGTTTAAGTTTGATCAGGTTTACATACCGATGAGATTTCGTCCATCATTTCTAGATCCAGCTTTAGAAGAGTCTTTAGGATACTCTGGGTCGGCAGCTTCTCTCTGTAACATTTTCATCCTTCCTCCACCCATTATAACCTGGCATAGATTAATGAAGAATTAGTATAAAAATGACCGTACCATGAAGTTGGTGGTCGGCATGCAGCAATGACTAGCAGGAAGGGTATTCTAGGAAGCTGCTTCTTAAATAGATGGACACCATGCATAAAGTGATACTGACAAGTTTGAAATAATGACATTTAACAGCCTTTCATTATGTGAGCacgctttaaaaaaatgcaaaaaaatgattaactgtttaaattgattaactgtttaaattgattaactATCGAGTGCTTCCAGCTACCTGTTTCATTGCCGGTCAGTTTGTGAGATATTTtgattcaaaaaccaaaataacccaTGATATTGATGAGGGGGGCGAATAATCAAACGATACATTCGGAATAGTGAACGCAAACACTGGTTTGTGTCAACGTTGCAGATTGTACCTGTGTATCTTGTCCGAGTGTTATGAGTTGCTGAGCGATGTCAATGCAACCGATGTCAGTTTCCTTCTGCGGTATATCAGAGTCACACTCCCAGTCTCGATGGGGCGAATGTGCGTACAGTGCGGCAGGGGTAGCGTGTGTCACACGGGCAGTGCTGACGAATCCCGTTGCCTTGcctttagaaagcacacaaagcaacGAAAACCTAAGTAAATAACTAGCATTTATTAGCTATATATTCGATCGATACAATTTCAAGAACACAAGattaaaattattacaaaacacttgacaacaaatcaatgaaagtaaatcatatttattatacacacattgactggcaatgaggtaattgtacgtctacccccgagggactttgagtgaccagaagagggaccaaTTTCCCGATGCTGAAGGCCAATGGAAATAGGcacctcttctggtcactaacATGCCCgaggggggaatagacgtacactagtacCGAATTGtgtcggtcttaaatgtgaaataagaacaacacgtggaaaagaaaggatgttttgtagttgctgttcacggttcaagtcaagagagggcgctgtaaccgggcactattttcaaagagctagttcccgcaaaacacatgcGCCGATCACTAGACTAAGCTCATCCCACGAGACCGtgttcagccaaccagaatacagaaaaggcaagaggtgtgttataaaacattatatgaaTATGTTGACGTTCTTTAAAACTTACCAGACTTTTGAGCAGATATCATAACAGACTCCACATTAGCATTGAGACTAGATTTACAATCTCCTTTAATAGCAGAATCGTCTAGGCCTATCACTGCTGTCTTGGTTTTAACACCACTAAAATAAGCAGTGGCCGTACCAGCCGAGTCCGGTACTTGCCTATCGGTATTGTAGGTCTAGGGGACAGGAAATAGTCACAGACTGATTTTATGCGCCGTATTTTTGACCAGGTGGGCGCACTCAAtttagtgggtgcgttcgtttagcttccctgggtcgaccccgatctgcccggtacgttcgaatagctttgacggggctcatccgggtcagcccccatcccccccccccccccccaatgccctgcttgtggagtgggtcacttggggtgacctgaggtacatgccatcaccacgagagggtgagtgtgttcgttcgattagctcttgtcaggggttcacccgagtgagcaccacggggtcgacccagggaagcttatcagGCACACTAGCCTTGCTAAGTCGcgttattcgctccgaaaagacgccgctgtaaacccacccgtataccctgtgcgtggtgcgtgcgattagaccgcatgacccacccgtatacacactgtcacatcgtacgactactgtgcacataagtcatccgcactcataccactaaccgcatgcggaggccgtcaggccgacagccttgtatgtcggtatactttgttttgctgttatggtttttcagcataattgtatgaggagttgtaataagatttgtttaaaaaaaatctcctCGAAAACCTAATAGTTACGAAAGCCCTCCTGAAAAAAACAACGATGTTTAAATCTGTGATAACGGCTTGATTCGTCATAATGGATTCACCAACGCCTCCCCTCCCATCcctacccccacccctccccgcgTAAATAGCGGATGGCGTATCAGCGTTACAAATCCTTAACGATTGAATGTGCATACAATCTAATTACATACACGTTTTGATGATTCCGTAATGATGGACTGTAAATTGTGATAACCAAATCAAAATAtcttggcgtttttttttagcaCTATTCGAAATAGTTGATCCTCAATGTACACGTTCTTAATAAATTGTAGGCCTCTCATTGACATGCTTGGAGTATTTATCAAATTACTGGGCCCTCGACTTCTTcaatgctatttatttattcaacaatcTTCTCCTGCATTTACagatatttgtttgttcataacAATAAGTAGAACAATGAAAAAGGGGAGTGGTACGAGGTCTTAAGCGTTTGTCTAAAATCAACAGTATCTTAGGCcccgttcccactggaccccgcgtTAATTTGGCCGTAAACAAAAGACTAAGCCGAAGGCAGGCCGGGTCCTTCATCTACGACCACGACCCCGCCAGTTTGAAACGAATGTTCAAGACTATGACTTAGCACAATTTATTCTTACTAATATAGCAAAGCCATTTTTGGTTTACATGAATAGGCCCAAAACAATTGGAATGGACTTGTAAGTTCAAACTTGTGTTAAATAAATCCTGatcaa
The DNA window shown above is from Asterias amurensis chromosome 18, ASM3211899v1 and carries:
- the LOC139950950 gene encoding alkaline phosphatase, tissue-nonspecific isozyme-like, with translation MVLSIAVPYAPKWMSSFNHMRKHRDSGILHRDITYNTDRQVPDSAGTATAYFSGVKTKTAVIGLDDSAIKGDCKSSLNANVESVMISAQKSGKATGFVSTARVTHATPAALYAHSPHRDWECDSDIPQKETDIGCIDIAQQLITLGQDTQVIMGGGRMKMLQREAADPEYPKDSSKAGSRNDGRNLIDEWQAGKDKTNSKFLWNLEQFKDVNSLETDNLLGLFEPSHMQFEGNRMIDVGGEPSLSEMVEKAIEILQKDNDGFFLMVEGGRIDHAHHDGLAYHALHDTIAMDKAVAKAMSMTNEMETLFIVTADHSHVLSLGGAADRGIPILGRGGLMNDGLPFTTLSYANGPGGIEELDSFKSTGSRRNLTDTNTEAADFHHPALVPIDSETHGGEDVTIYANGPMSHLFHGVHEQHYIAHVVRYASGLNCHNGAPSTGPNSIWALLLFSFPMLVSQTGERIFGSTDSTETPATHPGA